From the genome of Halomonas sp. MCCC 1A13316, one region includes:
- a CDS encoding slipin family protein produces the protein MMISYLVPVVLLFMLIAASIRILPEYKRGVIFFLGRFQAVKGPGLLIVVPGIQKMEVVDLRVVTMDVPEQDVISQDNVTVKVNAVLYFRVVDPEKAIIQVENFTIATSQLAQTTLRSVLGKHDLDEMLSERDKLNDDIQEIIDTQTEEWGIKVANVEIKHVDLDESMIRAIARQAEAERERRAKVIHAEGELQASKKLVEAANVMAENSAALQLRYLQTMSDMSNKNASTIVFPLPMDIMEAFRHMKASPAAQARNAGTSRPEDLGEG, from the coding sequence ATGATGATTTCCTATCTCGTGCCGGTCGTCCTGCTGTTCATGCTGATCGCCGCGTCGATCCGCATCCTGCCGGAGTACAAGCGCGGCGTGATCTTCTTTCTCGGTCGCTTCCAGGCGGTGAAGGGGCCCGGGCTGCTCATCGTGGTTCCTGGCATCCAGAAGATGGAGGTCGTCGACCTGCGGGTGGTGACGATGGACGTGCCGGAGCAGGACGTGATTTCCCAGGACAACGTCACGGTCAAGGTCAACGCCGTACTCTACTTTCGCGTGGTCGACCCCGAGAAGGCCATCATCCAGGTCGAGAACTTCACCATCGCCACCAGCCAGTTGGCCCAGACCACGCTGCGCTCGGTGCTGGGCAAGCACGATCTCGACGAGATGCTCTCCGAGCGCGACAAGCTCAACGACGACATCCAGGAGATCATCGATACCCAGACCGAGGAGTGGGGCATCAAGGTGGCCAACGTCGAGATCAAGCACGTCGACCTGGACGAGAGCATGATCCGCGCCATCGCCCGCCAGGCCGAGGCCGAGCGCGAGCGGCGGGCCAAGGTGATCCACGCCGAAGGCGAACTGCAGGCGTCGAAGAAGCTGGTCGAAGCGGCTAACGTGATGGCCGAGAACTCCGCCGCGCTCCAGCTGCGCTATCTGCAGACCATGAGCGACATGAGCAACAAGAACGCTTCGACCATCGTCTTTCCGCTGCCGATGGACATCATGGAGGCGTTCCGGCACATGAAGGCCTCGCCGGCCGCCCAGGCCAGAAACGCGGGCACGAGCAGGCCGGAGGATCTGGGCGAGGGCTAA
- a CDS encoding DMT family transporter, whose translation MFHSLSHRQQGLLLTGGGALIISPDALLIKLIGLPDSEILVWRGLLTALGFVIIMLARHGAGTFAAYRRCGWTGISVALLFSFSTFGFVLGNQYTKGGNVLMILAGAPLIAALLSRLFLGERLPQRTWLAIWLCLLGTSLIVLDDAGAGSWIGNGFALLAATALAANFTLCRTRPGVDMSPMLTLSGLIVAATAALFGLAGGGIALPPADSLLLLVLLCLVLLPLGFTLIQRGPLYLPAAEVGLLMLLEVVVGTLWVWWVLDERPAPVALAGGALVLGTLLAKGLYERRLERRLRRRGAAKRELC comes from the coding sequence TTGTTCCACTCCCTTTCGCACCGTCAGCAGGGGCTACTGTTGACCGGCGGCGGTGCGCTGATCATTTCTCCCGATGCCCTGCTGATCAAGCTGATCGGTCTGCCCGACAGCGAGATCCTGGTCTGGCGCGGGCTGCTCACCGCGCTGGGTTTCGTCATCATCATGCTGGCTCGTCATGGGGCCGGTACCTTCGCTGCCTACCGCCGCTGTGGTTGGACCGGCATCAGCGTGGCGCTGCTGTTCAGCTTCTCCACCTTCGGCTTCGTGCTCGGCAACCAGTACACCAAGGGCGGTAACGTGCTGATGATCCTGGCCGGGGCGCCGCTGATAGCCGCGTTGCTCTCGCGGCTGTTCCTCGGTGAACGGCTGCCGCAGCGCACCTGGCTCGCCATCTGGCTGTGCCTGCTCGGTACCTCGCTGATCGTGCTCGACGATGCCGGGGCGGGCTCGTGGATCGGCAACGGCTTCGCGCTGCTGGCGGCGACGGCGCTGGCGGCCAACTTCACTCTCTGCCGTACCCGGCCTGGGGTCGATATGAGCCCCATGCTCACGCTTTCGGGGCTGATCGTCGCGGCCACTGCGGCGCTGTTCGGCCTGGCTGGCGGCGGCATTGCGCTGCCGCCGGCCGATAGCCTGCTGTTGCTGGTACTGCTGTGCCTGGTGCTGCTGCCGCTGGGTTTCACCCTGATCCAGCGCGGGCCGCTATACCTGCCGGCCGCCGAGGTAGGATTGCTGATGTTGCTCGAGGTGGTGGTGGGCACGCTGTGGGTCTGGTGGGTTCTTGACGAGCGTCCGGCGCCGGTGGCGCTGGCTGGCGGTGCCCTGGTGCTCGGCACACTGCTGGCCAAGGGGCTTTACGAGCGTCGACTGGAGCGGCGCCTGCGCCGCCGGGGTGCAGCAAAACGCGAACTCTGTTAG